One window of Aliarcobacter lanthieri genomic DNA carries:
- a CDS encoding O-acetylhomoserine aminocarboxypropyltransferase/cysteine synthase family protein, with amino-acid sequence MQKETIAIHTGYDKKSANGEMAVPISQTTAYAFRDSTHAANLFALKELGAIYTRLNNPTTDIFEQRYAQLENGAAAIATSSGAAAIFYSIINVAEAGDNILIADKLYGGSVTLFHFTLKRLGISVKVFDNDEASDLESLVDDKTKAIFFESLSNPQIAIPNIEKIVQVAQKYGIITICDNTVATASLFNPIKFGVDVVVHSTSKYTSGNGTALGGVIVERDNLAEFFKQNKDRYPHFSTPDASYHGLVYTEVPLPNFCLRVRLSLARDIGAVPSPHNSWLLIQSLETLSLRVDKHSDNALEVAKFLESHPKVKKVSYPGLKGDKYYDKAQKYFKDGKASGLISFEVSSFEEAKKVIDSVKLFSIVVNIGDSKSLITHPASTTHSQLNEEELTKAGVNSTTVRLSIGLENTIDLIEDLTQALNK; translated from the coding sequence ATGCAAAAAGAAACAATTGCAATTCACACAGGATATGATAAAAAAAGTGCAAATGGGGAAATGGCAGTTCCGATTTCGCAAACAACAGCTTATGCTTTTAGAGATAGTACTCATGCAGCAAATTTATTTGCACTAAAAGAGTTAGGAGCTATTTACACTAGACTAAATAATCCAACAACAGATATTTTTGAACAAAGATATGCACAACTTGAGAATGGAGCTGCTGCAATTGCTACTTCAAGTGGAGCTGCTGCAATATTTTATTCAATTATAAATGTAGCTGAAGCAGGAGATAATATCTTAATTGCTGATAAACTTTATGGTGGTAGTGTTACACTATTTCATTTCACATTAAAAAGATTAGGTATTAGTGTAAAAGTATTTGATAATGATGAAGCTTCTGATTTAGAAAGTTTAGTTGACGATAAAACAAAAGCTATATTTTTTGAATCATTATCAAACCCACAAATTGCAATTCCAAATATAGAGAAAATAGTACAAGTTGCACAAAAATATGGAATTATTACTATTTGTGACAATACTGTTGCAACAGCAAGCTTGTTTAATCCAATAAAATTTGGAGTTGATGTTGTAGTTCACTCTACAAGTAAATATACAAGTGGTAATGGTACAGCTTTAGGTGGAGTTATCGTTGAAAGAGATAATTTAGCAGAGTTTTTCAAACAAAATAAAGATAGATATCCACATTTTTCTACTCCTGATGCTTCATATCATGGTTTAGTATATACAGAAGTTCCTCTTCCAAACTTTTGTTTAAGAGTTAGATTATCTCTTGCTAGAGATATAGGAGCTGTTCCATCACCACATAATTCATGGTTACTTATTCAATCTTTAGAAACATTAAGTTTAAGAGTGGATAAACACTCTGATAATGCATTGGAAGTTGCTAAGTTTTTAGAATCACATCCAAAAGTAAAAAAAGTAAGTTACCCTGGATTAAAAGGTGATAAATATTACGATAAAGCACAAAAATATTTCAAAGATGGAAAAGCATCTGGACTTATTTCATTTGAAGTAAGTAGTTTTGAAGAAGCTAAAAAGGTGATAGATAGCGTAAAATTATTTAGTATTGTTGTAAATATTGGAGATAGTAAATCTTTAATTACACATCCAGCTTCAACAACTCACTCTCAATTAAATGAAGAAGAGTTAACAAAAGCTGGAGTAAATTCAACAACAGTAAGGCTTTCTATTGGATTGGAAAATACAATAGACTTAATTGAAGATTTAACACAAGCTTTAAATAAGTAG
- a CDS encoding RrF2 family transcriptional regulator translates to MPLISTKGVYGLAAMYELSKHKDDTPMQIKDISSNASIPQNYLEQLLSKLRRANLVTSIRGARGGYLLAKSPDDIKVVDILVALEDDLKIVDSKAENPILNLFFEESKNSMKNIFDIELSKLDEYQSKYNDFLHYNI, encoded by the coding sequence ATGCCATTAATTTCAACAAAGGGGGTGTACGGATTGGCTGCAATGTATGAGCTAAGTAAACATAAAGATGATACTCCCATGCAAATAAAGGATATTTCATCAAACGCTTCTATACCTCAAAACTATTTGGAACAACTTTTAAGTAAATTAAGAAGAGCCAATTTAGTTACAAGTATAAGAGGAGCAAGAGGTGGTTACTTACTTGCTAAAAGCCCTGATGATATAAAGGTTGTAGATATATTAGTTGCTTTAGAAGATGATTTAAAGATTGTTGATTCAAAAGCTGAAAACCCGATTTTAAATCTATTTTTTGAGGAATCAAAAAATAGTATGAAAAATATCTTTGATATTGAACTATCTAAACTAGATGAATATCAATCAAAATATAATGATTTTTTACATTATAATATTTAA
- the cysK gene encoding cysteine synthase A: MKYANNITELIGNTPLVKLQKASEASGATVLGKCEFMNPSHSVKDRIGTNMIKKALADGLINKDSTIIEPTSGNTGIALASVSAALGIKLILTMPASMSIERRRLLQSLGAKLVLTPAEKGMKGAIEKANELKAEIPNSIILQQFQNSANPEIHRITTAQEILKDTDGKVDIFIAGVGTGGTLTGVGEVLKAHNPNIKIIAVEPSASPVLSGGNPGPHKIQGIGAGFVPDVLNTKVFDEIITIENDEAIESSRALAKTEGLLVGVSSGANALAASKIAQRPENKGKTIVTILCDTGERYLSSGLYEYEEE; encoded by the coding sequence ATGAAATATGCGAATAATATAACAGAATTAATAGGAAATACTCCTCTTGTAAAATTACAAAAAGCAAGTGAAGCAAGTGGAGCAACAGTTTTAGGTAAATGTGAATTTATGAACCCAAGCCACTCTGTAAAAGATAGAATTGGTACAAATATGATTAAAAAAGCTTTAGCAGATGGACTTATCAATAAAGATTCAACAATTATAGAACCAACGAGTGGAAATACAGGAATTGCTTTAGCATCAGTTAGTGCTGCTTTAGGAATAAAACTAATTCTTACAATGCCAGCATCAATGAGTATTGAAAGAAGAAGACTTCTTCAATCTTTAGGTGCTAAATTAGTTCTTACTCCAGCAGAAAAAGGTATGAAAGGGGCTATTGAAAAAGCAAATGAATTGAAAGCGGAGATTCCAAATTCAATTATTTTACAACAATTCCAAAATAGTGCAAACCCTGAAATTCACAGAATTACAACTGCACAAGAGATTTTAAAAGATACTGATGGGAAAGTTGATATTTTTATAGCTGGTGTTGGAACAGGTGGTACATTAACAGGTGTTGGTGAAGTATTAAAAGCACATAATCCAAATATTAAAATTATTGCAGTTGAACCATCAGCTTCTCCTGTATTAAGTGGAGGAAACCCTGGACCACATAAAATTCAAGGAATTGGAGCAGGATTTGTACCAGATGTATTAAATACAAAAGTATTTGATGAGATTATAACTATTGAAAATGATGAAGCAATAGAAAGCTCTAGAGCACTAGCAAAAACAGAAGGACTTTTAGTTGGAGTATCATCAGGAGCAAATGCTTTAGCAGCTTCTAAAATTGCTCAAAGACCAGAGAATAAAGGTAAAACTATAGTTACTATTTTATGTGATACTGGAGAAAGATATTTAAGTTCTGGTTTATATGAGTATGAAGAAGAGTAA
- a CDS encoding DUF2061 domain-containing protein: protein MHEKPYRSVAKAISWRTVGTLDTIIVSYFITGNLIMAASIGTIEVITKMVLYYFHERAWNKLSFGKVKQTENDYQI, encoded by the coding sequence ATGCACGAAAAACCTTATCGTTCAGTTGCCAAGGCAATATCTTGGCGTACAGTTGGTACGTTAGACACAATAATCGTATCTTATTTTATAACTGGCAATTTAATAATGGCAGCTTCAATTGGAACTATTGAAGTTATTACAAAAATGGTTTTATACTATTTTCATGAGAGAGCTTGGAATAAACTATCTTTTGGAAAAGTAAAACAAACAGAAAATGATTACCAAATTTAG
- a CDS encoding phosphoadenylyl-sulfate reductase, with product MSKEILVGTIIKEIKDKSTEEIVSYFVKNFKNTALSSSLAAEDQVLTDILLKIDKNVSIFTLDTGRLHPETYDVMDATNLKYGIKIDVFFPKFEKVQELYQTQGINGHYESIENRKNCCNIRKLEPLKRALDGVEVWITGLRSSQSITRADMPLVEWDSNFKVIKVNPLINWKEEDVWNYIKINKVPYNKLHDKGFPSIGCAPCTRAIKDGEDIRAGRWWWENPEHKECGLHKK from the coding sequence ATGAGTAAAGAAATTTTAGTTGGAACTATTATTAAAGAAATTAAAGATAAGTCAACAGAAGAAATAGTTTCATATTTTGTAAAAAATTTTAAAAATACTGCTTTAAGTTCAAGCTTAGCAGCAGAAGACCAAGTATTAACAGATATCTTACTTAAAATTGATAAAAATGTATCTATTTTTACACTTGATACTGGAAGATTGCACCCTGAAACATATGATGTAATGGATGCTACAAATCTAAAATATGGTATAAAAATTGATGTATTTTTCCCAAAGTTTGAAAAAGTGCAAGAACTATATCAAACTCAAGGTATAAATGGACACTATGAGAGTATAGAAAATAGAAAGAATTGCTGTAATATAAGAAAATTAGAACCTTTAAAAAGAGCTTTAGATGGTGTTGAAGTTTGGATAACTGGACTTAGATCATCTCAAAGTATAACTAGAGCTGATATGCCTTTAGTTGAATGGGATAGTAACTTTAAAGTAATAAAAGTAAATCCTTTAATAAATTGGAAAGAAGAAGATGTTTGGAACTATATAAAAATAAATAAAGTTCCATATAACAAACTTCATGACAAAGGATTTCCAAGTATTGGATGTGCACCCTGTACCAGAGCCATTAAGGATGGTGAAGATATAAGAGCTGGACGATGGTGGTGGGAAAATCCTGAACACAAAGAGTGTGGTTTACATAAAAAATAA
- the cysD gene encoding sulfate adenylyltransferase subunit CysD: MERNMQIDTKQLTHLKQLEAESIHIIREVVAEFDNPVMMYSVGKDSAVMLHLALKAFAPAKLPFPLLHVDTLWKFKEMIAFRDKRAKEEGFELLVHTNPDGIAMNISPFTHGSAVHTDIMKTQGLKQALNKYKFDAVFGGARRDEEKSRAKERIYSFRDKNHRWDPKNQRPELWNIYNGRVHKDESIRVFPLSNWTELDIWQYIYLEQIPIVPLYFANKRPVVEKDGVKIMVDDERMPIEKDDVIKEEWVRFRTLGCYPLTGAVNSTATTLPEIIQEMLLTKTSERQGRVIDNDSAGSMEKKKIEGYF; encoded by the coding sequence ATGGAAAGAAATATGCAAATAGATACAAAACAATTAACACATTTAAAACAGCTAGAAGCTGAGTCAATTCATATAATAAGAGAAGTTGTTGCAGAGTTCGATAATCCTGTTATGATGTACAGTGTAGGGAAAGATTCAGCAGTTATGCTTCATCTAGCACTAAAAGCTTTTGCTCCTGCAAAATTACCATTTCCACTACTTCATGTAGATACTTTATGGAAATTTAAAGAGATGATAGCTTTTAGAGATAAAAGAGCAAAAGAAGAAGGTTTTGAATTATTAGTTCATACAAATCCAGATGGTATTGCCATGAATATAAGCCCTTTTACTCATGGAAGTGCAGTTCACACAGATATTATGAAAACTCAAGGTTTAAAACAAGCATTAAATAAATATAAATTTGATGCAGTTTTTGGTGGGGCTAGAAGAGATGAAGAAAAATCAAGAGCAAAAGAGAGAATATACTCATTTAGAGATAAAAATCATAGATGGGACCCAAAGAATCAAAGACCTGAACTTTGGAACATCTACAATGGAAGAGTACATAAAGATGAAAGTATTAGAGTCTTTCCACTTTCAAACTGGACAGAACTTGATATTTGGCAATATATATATTTAGAACAAATTCCAATAGTTCCTTTATATTTTGCTAATAAAAGACCAGTTGTTGAGAAAGATGGTGTAAAAATCATGGTTGATGATGAAAGAATGCCAATAGAAAAAGATGATGTTATAAAAGAAGAATGGGTAAGATTTAGAACTTTAGGTTGTTATCCATTAACAGGAGCTGTAAATTCAACAGCTACAACTTTACCTGAAATTATTCAAGAAATGCTTTTAACAAAAACAAGTGAAAGACAAGGAAGAGTAATAGATAACGATAGTGCAGGATCAATGGAAAAGAAAAAAATAGAAGGGTATTTTTAA
- the cysN gene encoding sulfate adenylyltransferase subunit CysN, whose amino-acid sequence MSNLENKIATDIESYLKEHENKQLLRFITCGNVDDGKSTLIGRLLHDSKMIFEDQLAAIKKDSKKTNTTENEFDLSLLVDGLQSEREQGITIDVAYRYFTTDKRKFIIADTPGHEQYTRNMATGASTADLAIILIDARYGVQTQTRRHSFINKLLGINHIVIAVNKMDLMDFREDVFEKIKTDYLKFAKELGLTNNITIIPISALNGDNVVEKSTKSPWYQGITLMEHLETVQIDSDRDLTHFRFPVQYVNRPNLNFRGFCGTIASGIIKVGDSITVLPSGKSSTIKEIVTYDGNLDYAYADQAVTLTLNDEIDISRGDIIVKSDEQPDIANNFDVDIVWMNEEPLLKGKQYFIKRATTTTVGTISQFYYKTDVNTLEKQEANILNLNEIARAKLDLEQTLAFDSYDRIKTMGSFIIIDRVTNNTVGAGMIRNKSANQTKKDSQYSAFEIEFNALVRKHFPHWECKEIL is encoded by the coding sequence ATGTCAAATTTAGAGAATAAAATTGCAACAGATATAGAAAGCTATTTAAAAGAGCATGAAAATAAACAATTATTAAGATTTATAACTTGTGGAAATGTAGATGATGGGAAATCAACTCTAATTGGAAGATTATTACATGATTCAAAGATGATTTTTGAAGATCAATTAGCCGCTATAAAAAAAGATAGTAAAAAAACAAATACAACAGAAAATGAGTTTGATTTATCTTTACTTGTTGATGGACTACAAAGTGAAAGAGAGCAAGGAATAACTATTGATGTTGCATATAGATATTTTACAACCGATAAAAGAAAATTTATCATTGCTGATACTCCAGGTCACGAACAATATACAAGAAATATGGCAACTGGAGCTTCTACAGCTGATTTAGCAATTATTTTAATTGATGCAAGATATGGTGTGCAAACTCAAACAAGAAGACACTCGTTTATAAATAAACTTTTAGGGATAAACCATATTGTAATTGCCGTTAATAAAATGGATTTAATGGATTTTAGAGAAGATGTATTTGAGAAAATAAAAACGGATTATCTAAAATTTGCTAAAGAATTAGGTCTTACAAACAATATAACAATTATTCCTATTTCTGCACTAAATGGTGATAATGTAGTAGAAAAAAGCACTAAATCTCCTTGGTATCAAGGTATTACTTTAATGGAGCACTTAGAAACTGTACAAATTGATAGTGATAGAGATTTAACTCATTTTAGATTTCCAGTTCAATATGTAAATCGTCCAAATCTTAATTTTAGAGGTTTTTGTGGAACTATTGCAAGTGGAATCATCAAAGTTGGTGATAGTATAACTGTTTTACCTTCTGGTAAAAGCTCTACAATAAAAGAAATTGTAACTTATGATGGAAATTTAGATTATGCTTATGCAGATCAAGCTGTAACTTTAACTTTAAATGATGAAATTGATATTAGTCGTGGTGATATTATTGTAAAAAGTGATGAGCAACCAGATATTGCAAATAATTTTGATGTTGATATTGTATGGATGAATGAAGAACCACTTTTAAAAGGAAAACAATATTTTATAAAAAGAGCTACAACAACAACGGTTGGAACAATCAGCCAATTTTATTATAAAACAGATGTAAACACTTTAGAGAAACAAGAAGCCAATATTTTAAATCTAAATGAAATAGCAAGAGCGAAACTTGATTTAGAGCAGACTCTTGCTTTTGATTCTTACGATAGAATAAAAACTATGGGTAGCTTTATTATAATTGATAGAGTTACAAACAATACTGTTGGTGCAGGAATGATTAGAAATAAATCAGCTAATCAAACTAAGAAAGATAGCCAATATAGCGCTTTTGAAATAGAATTCAATGCACTTGTAAGGAAACATTTTCCTCATTGGGAATGTAAAGAGATTTTATAA
- a CDS encoding sulfite reductase: MSSNINLEKLKKEKSNIDILGDIYFYAVFSELIPAEDLERFKWYGIYAQDEEQKLFTLRIPLTLGELNIEQLKALSLISKKFSDDNFNFSKEQKVEFKNIKISSFPDIFNILKDIGLNSFFETGHTIRRVLTCPVNGVDPSQIFDVEDIAKKLNETFVGNRNFSNLPNKLQIAISGYEEGCDVGFLPDVSFNAISNSKDKIVFSINILGKNIGFINSSQIINTTRAIANIYKDYGNRDDIKKSTFEYFIKDLGLNSFCDILESMCDYKLQSNNKIEKSSNPRKPRLGINESTIKDFSFIGCKIEHKSLSSKIIDELVKLLETFGAKRAKITHKSNIIFLDVPTKDASILAKELEKIGFKSNI, encoded by the coding sequence ATGTCATCAAATATAAATTTAGAGAAATTAAAAAAAGAGAAAAGTAATATAGATATCTTAGGGGATATCTATTTTTATGCTGTTTTTTCAGAATTAATTCCAGCTGAAGATTTAGAACGATTTAAATGGTATGGAATTTATGCTCAAGATGAAGAACAAAAACTTTTTACTCTTAGAATTCCTCTTACTTTAGGAGAATTAAATATTGAACAATTAAAAGCTCTTAGTTTAATATCTAAAAAGTTTAGTGATGACAATTTTAACTTTTCAAAAGAACAAAAAGTAGAGTTTAAAAATATAAAAATAAGTTCTTTCCCTGATATTTTTAATATATTAAAAGATATAGGATTAAATAGCTTTTTTGAAACGGGGCATACAATTAGAAGAGTTTTAACTTGTCCTGTAAATGGAGTTGATCCTAGCCAAATATTTGATGTTGAAGATATAGCAAAAAAATTAAATGAAACTTTTGTAGGAAATAGAAACTTTTCAAATCTACCAAATAAACTTCAAATAGCAATAAGTGGATATGAAGAAGGCTGTGATGTAGGTTTTTTACCAGATGTAAGTTTTAATGCTATTTCAAATTCAAAAGATAAAATAGTATTTTCAATAAATATTCTAGGTAAAAATATAGGATTTATAAACTCTTCACAAATTATAAACACAACAAGGGCAATTGCAAATATCTATAAAGATTATGGAAATAGAGATGATATAAAGAAGAGTACATTTGAATATTTTATAAAAGATTTAGGATTAAACTCTTTTTGTGATATTTTAGAATCAATGTGTGATTATAAATTACAATCAAATAATAAAATAGAAAAGAGTTCAAATCCAAGAAAACCAAGATTAGGAATAAATGAGAGTACTATAAAAGATTTTTCATTTATTGGATGTAAAATAGAGCATAAAAGCTTAAGTAGTAAAATTATAGATGAGTTAGTAAAGCTTTTAGAAACTTTTGGAGCGAAAAGAGCTAAAATAACTCATAAATCTAATATTATTTTTCTTGATGTTCCTACAAAAGATGCTTCAATTTTAGCAAAAGAGTTAGAAAAGATAGGTTTTAAATCAAATATATAA
- the trpB gene encoding tryptophan synthase subunit beta, which translates to MQKQKTYLESFPDNDGYFGKFGGSFIPPELEKPFLQINEAYNKLSKDFNFLNELKSIRKHYQGRPTPIYFAKNLSSKINGNIYLKREDLNHTGAHKLNHCMAEALLAKYLGKKKLIAETGAGQHGVALATAAAYFGLECEIHMGEVDIKKEYPNVTRMKILGAKIVPATHGLKTLKEAVDSAFEAYLKDTENSFFAIGSVVGPHPFPKMVRDFQSVIGFEAKEQFSEMTGKLPDMVTACVGGGSNAMGIFSAFIDESVKLYAVEPAGKGNKIGEHSASLTYGREGIMHGFNSIMLSDENGDPAPVHSIGSGIDYPSVGPEHAYLNSIGRTKIGLCSDDEAILVSLSGRGDKDIDFMVENYPIN; encoded by the coding sequence ATGCAAAAACAAAAAACTTATTTAGAGAGTTTTCCTGATAATGATGGGTATTTTGGTAAATTTGGTGGTTCTTTTATCCCTCCAGAACTTGAAAAACCATTTTTACAGATAAATGAAGCCTATAATAAACTCTCAAAAGATTTTAATTTTTTAAATGAACTAAAAAGTATAAGAAAACACTATCAAGGAAGACCAACTCCTATATATTTTGCAAAAAATTTATCTTCTAAAATTAATGGAAATATATATCTAAAAAGAGAAGATTTGAATCATACTGGAGCTCATAAACTAAATCATTGTATGGCTGAAGCACTTTTAGCAAAATATTTAGGTAAAAAGAAATTAATAGCTGAAACTGGAGCGGGACAACATGGAGTTGCACTTGCTACTGCAGCTGCATATTTTGGTTTAGAATGTGAAATTCATATGGGAGAAGTTGATATTAAAAAAGAGTATCCAAATGTTACAAGAATGAAAATACTAGGTGCAAAAATAGTTCCTGCAACTCATGGACTAAAAACTTTAAAAGAGGCTGTTGATAGTGCTTTTGAAGCTTATTTAAAAGATACAGAAAATTCATTCTTTGCTATTGGTTCTGTTGTTGGACCACACCCTTTTCCAAAAATGGTTAGAGATTTCCAAAGTGTAATAGGCTTTGAAGCAAAAGAACAGTTTTCTGAAATGACTGGAAAGCTTCCTGATATGGTTACTGCCTGTGTTGGTGGAGGAAGTAATGCTATGGGTATTTTTAGTGCATTTATTGATGAAAGTGTAAAACTATATGCTGTTGAACCAGCAGGAAAAGGGAATAAAATAGGAGAACATAGTGCAAGTTTAACTTATGGAAGAGAAGGAATTATGCATGGATTTAATTCTATTATGTTAAGTGATGAAAATGGTGACCCAGCTCCTGTTCATTCTATTGGTAGTGGAATTGACTATCCATCAGTTGGACCAGAACATGCTTATTTAAACAGCATAGGAAGAACAAAAATTGGACTTTGTAGTGATGATGAAGCTATTTTAGTAAGTTTAAGTGGAAGAGGGGATAAGGATATTGATTTTATGGTAGAAAATTATCCTATAAATTAG
- a CDS encoding saccharopine dehydrogenase C-terminal domain-containing protein, protein MKIVFFGVGAVCSVIVRLIYELNNKSSNTNLRFLFIVRDIEKAKDFFFKNKELLENSDFLELKDFEDIFSNSRNYEKHLKKSIIFINSSIPSYNIPIMKLALEFKANYADLASDIYNDKVISSLQFEQQTLNKEFEENNLFALINLGISPGITNFLIGERLYSLSNLPYKTKVKRIEINLLEEIQSKQLVFSWSPNVAIEEISYPPLYFKKNSLKKIEPFSKSKTYKFPYFKNFVELYPVFQEELISLKQSFSDIADIKMFVGGNEIELMKNLYQLNLLSNKYCYGYKDSQISINSIIKDVIPKMKSPKTIEEYIKNKIIKYAEFSAVADIEMEISYPQNSKKIKSTESIGISFNKYTSLIKTHYSGSTYVSYPTGIGAGILIFYSLLNKRQSKLKGVLVSEKLPPLLGTVINDIIKRELTSYKINLINSIK, encoded by the coding sequence ATGAAAATTGTATTTTTTGGTGTAGGTGCAGTTTGTAGTGTAATAGTAAGGTTAATATATGAATTAAATAATAAAAGTTCAAATACAAATTTAAGATTTTTATTTATTGTTAGAGATATTGAAAAAGCAAAAGACTTCTTTTTTAAAAATAAAGAACTTTTAGAGAATTCAGATTTTTTAGAATTAAAAGATTTTGAAGATATATTTTCAAATTCAAGAAATTATGAAAAACATCTAAAAAAATCAATAATTTTTATAAATAGTTCAATTCCATCATACAATATTCCTATAATGAAATTAGCTTTAGAATTCAAAGCTAATTATGCTGATTTAGCAAGTGATATTTACAATGATAAGGTTATCTCATCTTTACAATTTGAACAACAAACTTTAAATAAAGAATTTGAAGAAAACAATCTTTTTGCTCTTATAAATTTGGGGATTTCACCAGGTATTACAAACTTTTTAATAGGTGAAAGATTATACTCTTTATCAAATTTACCATATAAAACAAAAGTAAAAAGAATAGAAATAAACTTATTAGAAGAAATTCAATCAAAACAATTAGTATTTTCATGGTCACCAAATGTTGCAATAGAAGAAATATCATATCCACCTTTATATTTTAAGAAAAATAGTTTAAAGAAGATAGAACCTTTTTCTAAATCAAAAACATATAAATTCCCATATTTTAAGAATTTTGTAGAACTTTATCCAGTTTTCCAAGAGGAGTTAATTTCTTTAAAACAAAGTTTTAGTGATATTGCAGATATCAAAATGTTTGTTGGAGGGAATGAAATAGAATTGATGAAAAATCTATATCAACTCAATCTTCTATCAAATAAATATTGTTATGGATATAAAGATTCACAAATTTCTATAAATAGTATCATCAAAGATGTTATTCCAAAAATGAAATCACCAAAAACAATAGAAGAGTATATAAAAAATAAAATCATTAAATATGCTGAATTTTCAGCTGTTGCAGATATAGAAATGGAGATATCTTATCCTCAAAATTCAAAAAAAATAAAAAGTACAGAATCAATAGGAATATCTTTTAACAAATACACAAGTTTAATAAAAACTCACTATTCTGGTTCAACTTATGTATCATATCCAACAGGAATTGGTGCAGGGATACTAATATTTTACTCTTTATTAAACAAAAGACAAAGTAAATTAAAAGGTGTTTTAGTATCAGAAAAGCTTCCACCACTTTTAGGAACAGTTATAAATGATATTATAAAAAGAGAATTAACTTCATATAAGATAAATCTTATTAACTCTATAAAATGA